From Stigmatopora nigra isolate UIUO_SnigA chromosome 17, RoL_Snig_1.1, whole genome shotgun sequence, a single genomic window includes:
- the ptgdsa gene encoding neutrophil gelatinase-associated lipocalin has product MRNAVVVAVAMVMLCTSMAHTDVRPQRDFNLQRFAGRWFRVGLAYDSVSFVPYRDKVKASLGVVSAQANGNVNLTMWDATPAGCRSKTYYYEKTNVPGQFTYFSTRHNMVKDITVVETNYSEFALVLKHKVFHREYTQVALYGRTQRLRAEIIQKFKAFAALRGFPREAILTPPPADNCPPSPSG; this is encoded by the exons ATGAGGAACGCTGTTGTGGTGGCCGTTGCCATGGTGATGTTGTGTACATCGATGGCGCACACTGATGTGAGGCCCCAGAGGGATTTCAACTTGCAAAgg TTTGCAGGTAGGTGGTTCCGAGTGGGTCTGGCATACGACTCAGTCAGCTTTGTCCCATACAGAGACAAAGTTAAGGCCTCCCTTGGTGTTGTCAGCGCGCAAGCTAATGGCAACGTTAACCTCACAATGTGGGATGCCAC ACCCGCAGGGTGTCGCAGTAAAACGTACTACTACGAAAAGACCAATGTCCCGGGACAGTTCACCTACTTCAGTACAC gTCATAATATGGTGAAGGACATCACTGTGGTGGAGACAAACTACAGCGAGTTCGCTTTGGTGCTTAAACATAAAGTTTTTCATCGAGAGTACACCCAGGTGGCGCTATacg GTCGCACGCAGAGGTTGAGAGCGGAAATCATTCAGAAGTTTAAAGCTTTTGCTGCACTGAGAGGATTTCCAAGAGAGGCCATTCTCACTCCCCCGCCAGCAG ATAACTGCCCCCCATCGCCATCTGGATAA
- the ambp gene encoding protein AMBP, producing MTKMMRNFALLVPMLLLAWPWTIQTQFLYPTQENFDLTRFLGTWHDIAVAKISPNLDHHKKESAIGKLVLQRGGAMMDKLEMTKTVLKNGICKEKTAEYTLTEVPGNFQFAKLGAEVDAYVVHTNYVEYAIMIMVKNVSPDQSSISIKLYSRTMDVRDTLLDDFKRLAIEQGMSNDDIIIKLDKGDCVPGEVVEDLPSIFERMKRNAAPAMPMEDLELDGSGDDMLVFNGSESCSLGAEAGPCFGIFQRFFYNSSAMTCQTFHYGGCMGNKNNFKTEKECLQRCRTEAVCRLPLTAMACTGEPTYWSFDATLGECVSYKENFCQTNGNKFYSKAECEEYCGLKDVGILKED from the exons ATGACCAAGATGATGCGGAATTTTGCGCTCCTGGTTCCTATGCTGCTCTTGGCTTGGCCATGGACCATCCAGACACAATTTCTTTACCCCACGCAGGAGAACTTTGACCTTACGAGG tttttggggACGTGGCATGACATTGCTGTGGCCAAGATATCTCCAAATTTGGATCACCACAAAAAGGAGTCGGCCATTGGCAAACTGGTTCTGCAGAGAGGAGGAGCCATGATGGATAAACTGGAAATGACCAAAACAGTACTCAA gaatggcatttgTAAAGAGAAAACTGCAGAATATACTCTCACTGAAGTACCAGGAAATTTCCAATTTGcaa AATTGGGAGCTGAAGTGGACGCTTATGTGGTGCATACCAACTATGTGGAATATGCAATCATGATTATGGTTAAAAATGTATCCCCGGATCAGAGTTCCATCTCTATAAAGTTATACA GTCGAACCATGGACGTGAGGGACACGCTGCTGGATGACTTTAAAAGACTGGCCATTGAGCAAGGCATGAGCAATGACGATATTATCATTAAACTAGACAAAG GGGATTGTGTTCCTGGAGAGGTGGTGGAAGACTTGCCAAGTATTTTCGAG AGGATGAAGAGAAACGCAGCACCAGCGATGCCAATGGAAGACTTGGAATTGGACGGTTCTGGCGATGACATGCTCGTGTTTAACGGATCAG AGTCTTGCAGTCTGGGAGCCGAAGCGGGTCCCTGTTTTGGCATATTCCAACGCTTCTTCTACAACTCCAGCGCCATGACTTGCCAGACATTTCATTACGGGGGTTGCATGGGCAACAAGAACAACTTTAAGACGGAGAAGGAGTGTCTCCAGCGCTGTCGCACCGAGG CCGTATGTCGCCTACCCTTGACCGCCATGGCGTGTACCGGGGAGCCCACCTACTGGTCTTTTGACGCCACCTTGGGCGAGTGTGTGTCCTACAAAGAAAACTTCTGCCAAACCAATGGCAACAAGTTCTACAGCAAGGCCGAGTGTGAAGAGTATTGCGGACTCAAAG aTGTCGGAATCCTGAAAGAAGATTGA
- the slc27a4 gene encoding long-chain fatty acid transport protein 4, producing MLRLTCCSALLLVLRILLGLPWFQVVLALLIFYLGSGGWRFLRIFAKTIGRDLHAAVVLLRVKMNVKRHLREKNTIPAIFAETLRRHANKPALIFEGTGETWTFRQLDEYSNKVANLLLQRGFKEGDVVAIFMENRSQYVGLWLGMAKIGVEAALINFNLRFEALVHCVTISNAKAVVFGSELTEAVSEVHISMGKTVQIFCSGDWDPKRVPQGTECLEPLLAAAPSHMPSRPQRTFTDRLFYIYTSGTTGMPKAAIVVHSRYYRMAALVYYGFRMTSDDVLYDCLPLYHSAGNIVGVGQCIIHGMTVVIRKKFSASRFWDDCAKYNCTIVQYIGEICRYLLNQPIRDMEKQHRVRMALGNGLRQSIWEEFMTRYNIPQIAEFYGATECNCSLGNFDNKVGACGFNSQILPFIYPIRLVRVDEETMELIRGPDGVCIPCKPGEPGQLVGRIIQNDPLRRFDGYVNQSATSKKIAHSVFKKGDTAYLSGDVLIMDECGHMYFKDRTGDTFRWKGENVSTTEVEGTLSRLLDMKDVVVYGVEVPGAEGKAGMAAIADPNHTSDLEKFVKDLDKALPPYARPIFLRFLPEVNKTGTFKFQKTELRRDGFDPRVVSDKLYFLDSSRGRYVQINEELYHSIRSGKHKL from the exons atgTTGCGTCTAACGTGTTGCTCAGCTCTGCTGTTGGTCCTGAGGATTCTACTGGGCCTGCCGTGGTTCCAAGTCGTACTCGCCCTTCTCATTTTCTACCTGGGAAGCGGAGGATGGCGCTTTCTACGCATTTTCGCCAAAACCATCGGCCGAGACTTGCA tGCTGCAGTAGTGCTCTTGCGGGTCAAGATGAACGTAAAACGCCACTTACGGGAGAAGAATACCATCCCTGCCATTTTTGCCGAGACGCTGCGTCGTCACGCCAACAAACCGGCGCTGATTTTCGAAGGCACGGGCGAGACGTGGACTTTCCGGCAATTAGACGAGTACTCAAACAAAGTGGCCAATCTGCTGCTTCAGCGTGGCTTTAAA GAAGGGGACGTGGTGGCCATTTTTATGGAGAATAGGTCGCAGTATGTGGGTCTGTGGCTGGGCATGGCGAAAATCGGAGTGGAGGCAGCGCTGATCAACTTTAATTTGAGATTCGAGGCTTTGGTGCATTGTGTGACTATTTCCAATGCTAAAGCTGTGGTGTTTGGATCTGAGTTGACGGAAg CTGTGTCTGAGGTCCACATTTCAATGGGCAAGACAGTGCAAATATTCTGTTCCGGAGACTGGGACCCCAAACGGGTACCGCAGGGAACCGAATGCCTGGAGCCCCTGCTGGCAGCCGCTCCTTCGCACATGCCCAGTCGACCACAACGCACTTTCACGG ATCGCCTCTTCTACATTTACACGTCAGGAACCACTGGGATGCCCAAAGCGGCCATTGTTGTGCACAGCAG GTACTACCGAATGGCTGCTCTGGTCTATTACGGCTTCAGGATGACATCAGATGACGTCTTATATGACTGCCTTCCTCTCTACCACTCGGCAG GTAACATAGTGGGAGTGGGCCAGTGTATCATCCACGGCATGACTGTTGTCATCAGAAAGAAGTTTTCCGCCTCGCGTTTCTGGGACGACTGCGCCAAATACAATTGCACC ATTGTGCAATATATCGGTGAAATTTGCCGCTATCTCCTCAACCAACCCATCCGAGATATGGAGAAACAACACCGGGTTCGAATGGCGTTGGGTAACGGTCTCCGTCAGTCCATATGGGAGGAATTCATGACACGCTACAACATTCCACAAATTGCCGAATTCTACGGGGCGACCGAGTGCAACTGCAGTTTAGGGAACTTTGATAACAAG GTGGGCGCTTGTGGCTTCAACAGTCAGATTTTACCCTTCATCTACCCCATCCGACTAGTGAGGGTTGATGAAGAGACTATGGAGCTGATCCGAGGACCAGATGGTGTTTGTATTCCATGTAAACCCG GTGAGCCTGGTCAGCTAGTGGGCCGGATCATTCAAAATGACCCACTCCGTAGATTTGATGGCTACGTCAACCAATCGGCGACGAGCAAGAAAATTGCTCATAGTGTCTTTAAAAAGGGAGATACTGCTTACCTATCTG GTGATGTGTTGATCATGGATGAGTGCGGCCACATGTACTTTAAGGACAGAACGGGGGACACTTTCCGTTGGAAAGGAGAAAATGTCTCCACCACGGAAGTGGAAGGGACCCTCAGTAGGCTCCTTGACATGAAAGACGTGGTGGTCTATGGGGTGGAAGTACCTG GTGCAGAAGGGAAGGCCGGCATGGCTGCCATTGCGGACCCGAACCATACCTCGGATTTGGAGAAATTTGTGAAGGATTTGGATAAAGCGCTTCCTCCTTACGCTAGGCCGATTTTCCTTCGATTTCTTCCAGAAGTCAACAAGACTG GAACGTTCAAGTTCCAAAAGACGGAGCTCCGACGAGACGGCTTTGACCCCCGAGTGGTATCGGACAAACTATACTTCCTGGATTCAAGTAGAGGGCGGTATGTTCAGATCAACGAGGAGCTTTACCACTCCATACGTTCAGGGAAACATAAATTGTGA